Genomic segment of candidate division TA06 bacterium:
CGGAGGGTGCTGGAATCGCGCCATCTGGTGGAGGGGCAGGCCAGCAAGGAATACCTGTCCCAGTTGAACGACCTGCGGGATTTCGATTACCCATCGTTAGACTGGCAGGGCTGGTGCCGCCATTATCAGATGCTGACCGAATGGGATCTTCGATTATCCGAGTTGCCGGATCAGGGGCTGCACCAGAGCCACGAGGACATCACCAAGGAAGCCAACCTGGAGTTCGGGCGGTTCATCGAGGAAAATTACATTCACTGGCTGCACGGCGCATCCCGTCCGATCCTTTCCCCGGATCTGGTGGAGCGCTATATTCTTCCGGTTCTGAAAAACAATCAAAAATGCCTGCTGCTGGTATTGGACTGCATGCGGCTGGATCAGTGGCTGCTGCTGGAGCCTTATTTAAAGGAGTGGTTTGACATCAAGCGGGAGCACTATTGCTCCATCCTGCCCACCGCTACCCCTTATTCCCGCAACGCCATCTTCAGCGGATTGTATCCTTCACAGCTGGCCAAAAATTATCCCCAGTACTGGGAAAAAGGAGGGCATGCCGGCGAGGCCAGCTTGAACCGTCACGAGCATAAACTTTTGGAACTGCAACTGCAAAGGCTGAAGGTTCCTCACCCCTCCGATTTCCGTTATTCCAAAATATACAATATCGACGAGGGCCACGAACTGAAGAAGGTCTTCGGCTCCTGGCAGAATGTTTCGCTGGCGGCGGTGGTGGTCAACTTCATGGACATCCTGGTCCACTCCCGGGCCGAGTCGTTGGTGCTGCAGGAGATCGCTCCGGACGAAAAGGCCTTCCGGTCCCTGACCCGCACCTGGTTCGCCAATTCCGACGTGCTGAACATCCTGCAGCAGGCGGCCCGGCAGAAACGCCAGGTGATAGTAACCACCGATCACGGCTCGCTGCAAGGCCGGCGGGCCGCCGCCATCCAGGCCGGCCGGGACACCAGCGCCAATCTGCGCTATAAGTCCGGCACCAACATCTCCTGCGATCCGCGCCAGACGTTGTGGATAAAAAATCCCCTGGAATATATGCTGCCCGAGGATTTTACCGGTTTGCAGTACTTGGTGGCCAAGGAGGATTACTATCTGGTCTATCCCACCAAGTTTGAAGAATACCGCAAGCGGTATGAAGGGACTTTTCAGCATGGCGGAATATCAATGGAGGAGATGATCCTGCCGGTGTGCCGGTTGACGCCGAAGTGAAGGTAAATCTTGATGCAATACCTTTTGTCATACCCGAGAAACCGGGAATCCAGTAATAATTTAAGGTATATTAAAAATGTTCGAGCAGGCTTTTAAAAACATAGACGACATCCTGCACAAGGACGCTGGCTGCAGCAGCGAACTGGATTATGTGGAACAGACTTCGTGGATCCTGTTTTTGAAGTACTTGGACGATCTGGAAAAAGACAAAAAAGCCACGGCCGAGTTGTCGGGCAAACCATACCAGGCCACCATCAGCAAGGACTACCGCTGGGACATTTGGGCCATGCCCAAAGGCCAGGACGACAAGCTGGACCACCACAAAGCCCTCGGCGGCGATGATCTCAAGGATTTTGTTGATCACAAGCTGTTTCCCTACCTTAAAAAATTCAAAACAAGCGCCGAGAGCGCCGATACCATTGAATACAAGATAGGCGAGATATTCAGCGAGCTGAAAAACAAGATCCAAAGCGGCTACAATATGCGGGAAGTGATAAATAAAATTGACGAGCTCCGCTTCCGTTCCCGGGTGGAAAAACATGAAATGTCACACTTGTACGAGGATAAGATCAAAAATATGGGCAGCGCCGGGCGCAACGGCGGCGAGTATTATACGCCCCGCCCGCTGATCAAAACCATAATAAAAGTGGTAAACCCAAAAATAGGCGAAAAAATATACGACGGGGCCGTGGGCTCGGCGGGCTTTTTATGCGAAGCCTTTGAATATCTGAAAACCAACAGGGAATTGTCCACAAAGGACATGACGGTCCTGCAGAAAAGCACCTTTCATGGCAAGGAGAAAAAATCCTTAGCCTATATCATCGGCATCATGAACATGATATTGCATGGTATAGAAGCCCCGAATATTATTCACACCAATACTTTGGCCGAAAACCTGGCCGACATCCAGGAAAAAGACCGCTACGATGTGGTTTTGGCCAATCCGCCGTTCGGCGGCAAGGAACGGGCCGAGGTTCAGCAGAACTTTCCCATAAAGACCGGCGAAACCGCTTTTTTATTCCTCCAGCATTTTATAAAAATCCTCAAAGCCGGTGGCAAGGCCGGCATTATCATCAAAAACACCTTTTTGTCCAATACCGATAATGCATCCGTTTCCTTGCGTAAGCTGCTTTTGGAAAACTGCAACCTGCATACGGTGCTGGACCTGCCCGGCGGGGTATTCAGCGGGGCGGGAGTGAAGACGGTGGCGCTGTTTTTTGAAAAGGGCGCGCCCACCCGCAAGATTTGGTATTACCAGCTAAATTTGGGAAGGAATTTGGGGAAAACCAATCCGCTTAACGAAAATGACCTGGCCGAGTTTTTGAAATTGCAGAAGAAAAAGGAAGATTCCAAGAACTCTTGGACGGTGGATATTACAAAGGTGGATAAGGAAACTTTTGATCTTTCGGTGAAGAACCCGAATAAGAAGGATGAGAAGGCTTTGCGCCAGCCGGAAGCGATTTTGCAGGAAATGAGAAGGTTGGATAAGGAAACAGCAGGTATTTTAGGGAAAATCAGAGGGTTGGTATGAAGACCGCTTGGCAAATAAAAAAGCTTGGTGAAATATTAAATTTGGAATACGGAAAGCCATTGCCAGAAGAAAAAAGGAAATTCAATGGGAAATATCCTGTTTATGGTGCAAATGGGGTAATAGATAGAACCAATGAGTATTATTATAATGAGCAAAGCATTGTAGTAGGTCGAAAGGGATCAGCTGGTGAAATCAATCTTACTGAAAAAATGTTTTGGCCACTGGATGTTACTTATTTTGTTACTTTTGATCAAAAGAAATATGATTTGAAATACATCTATCATCTTTTAGATGATCTTGAGTTACCACGCTTAGCAAAAGGAGTTAAACCCGGAATAAATCGTAATGAAGTATATTCTATTGATGTTGAAGTTCCCCCGCTTTCCGAACAACGCCGCATTGTTGCCAAGTTGGACAAAGCCTTTGCCGCAATTGCCAAAGCCAAGGAAAACGCTGAGAAGAACCTGGCCGATTCAAAAGAGCTTTTTGAGTCGTATTTAAACGGCGTGTTTGCCAAGCCTGGCAAGGATTGGGAAGAGAAAAGGCTGGGGGAGGTATGCAAAGTTATAGCCGGGCAATCTCCGAAAGGTAAATATTACAATAACTCTGGCAAAGGTTTGCCTTTTTATCAGGGTAAAAAGGAATTTACCGACAAGTTCATTGGCAAGCCTACAACTTGGACAACCGAAATAACAAAGGTAGCCCAGGCTGGCGATATATTAATGTCGGTTCGTGCGCCTGTCGGTCCGGTTAACTTTGCGACGCAAAAAATATGTATTGGGCGTGGTCTTGCGGCGATAAGGGCGACAAAACTGATTGACAAAGAATATTTATTCAACTTTCTGGTTAAGCATGAAAGTGAAATTGTCGGTAATACCGGTGCAGTATTTAATTCAATAAATAAAGCACAAATAGAGGATTTTTCTGTGTCTTGTCCAAATATCGCAAAACAATGTGCTATCGTCGCCAAACTCGACGCTCTTTCCGCCCAAACAAAAAAATTGGAGGCCATTTACGCCCAAAAGCTGGCCGATTTGGAGGAACTAAAGAAATCCATTCTGCAAATGGCTTTTAACGGGGAATTGTAAGATGCTGGAACGAAAAATTAGAGAACTGATTAAACAGGGCGAAGGGTTGCGGGTTGAGTTCAAAGAATGCAAAAGCGCCTTAAGCAAAGATGTTTACGAAACAGTCAGCGCATTCCTTAACCGGTCAGGCGGCGAGTTGCTGCTTGGCGTAAAAGACAACGGCGTTATTTCCGGGGTTGACAAAGACCGGGTGGAGCAGATAAAAAAGGATTTTGCCACCGGCATCAATAACCCGCAAAAAATAAATCCGTCATACTATCTTACGGCGGAGGAGGCGGTAATTGACGGCAAAACCGTTATCTATATTTTTGTGCCCGAAAGTTCACAAGTCCACCGTTGCAACGGCAAAATATTCGACCGCAACGAGGATGGCGATTTCAATATTACCGATAATTCAACCCTGGTAACGGCTCTTTATATTCGCAAGCAGACATCATATACCGAAAACAATATCTATCCCTTTGTTGCCATTGGCGATCTGAGGAAAGACTTGATCGTTAGAGCCAGGAAATTAGCGGTTAACCAGAAGCCGGACCACATTTGGTCGGATCTGGACGATTTGGAGATGATAAAAAGCGCCCAGCTTTATAAAAAAGCCAAAATAATAATACCCATTACCCCCCAAGCCGCCCCGCAAGTCACCAGGCATGCTGCCA
This window contains:
- a CDS encoding restriction endonuclease subunit S, yielding MKTAWQIKKLGEILNLEYGKPLPEEKRKFNGKYPVYGANGVIDRTNEYYYNEQSIVVGRKGSAGEINLTEKMFWPLDVTYFVTFDQKKYDLKYIYHLLDDLELPRLAKGVKPGINRNEVYSIDVEVPPLSEQRRIVAKLDKAFAAIAKAKENAEKNLADSKELFESYLNGVFAKPGKDWEEKRLGEVCKVIAGQSPKGKYYNNSGKGLPFYQGKKEFTDKFIGKPTTWTTEITKVAQAGDILMSVRAPVGPVNFATQKICIGRGLAAIRATKLIDKEYLFNFLVKHESEIVGNTGAVFNSINKAQIEDFSVSCPNIAKQCAIVAKLDALSAQTKKLEAIYAQKLADLEELKKSILQMAFNGEL
- a CDS encoding putative DNA binding domain-containing protein, which translates into the protein MLERKIRELIKQGEGLRVEFKECKSALSKDVYETVSAFLNRSGGELLLGVKDNGVISGVDKDRVEQIKKDFATGINNPQKINPSYYLTAEEAVIDGKTVIYIFVPESSQVHRCNGKIFDRNEDGDFNITDNSTLVTALYIRKQTSYTENNIYPFVAIGDLRKDLIVRARKLAVNQKPDHIWSDLDDLEMIKSAQLYKKAKIIIPITPQAAPQVTRHAAMQDTTQVAMQDDRIKLILKYCQTPRTRTEIQKHIKITNREYFRKDILNPLINQDLLHPTIPGKPRSPKQKYYSVKQGDSE
- a CDS encoding N-6 DNA methylase, encoding MFEQAFKNIDDILHKDAGCSSELDYVEQTSWILFLKYLDDLEKDKKATAELSGKPYQATISKDYRWDIWAMPKGQDDKLDHHKALGGDDLKDFVDHKLFPYLKKFKTSAESADTIEYKIGEIFSELKNKIQSGYNMREVINKIDELRFRSRVEKHEMSHLYEDKIKNMGSAGRNGGEYYTPRPLIKTIIKVVNPKIGEKIYDGAVGSAGFLCEAFEYLKTNRELSTKDMTVLQKSTFHGKEKKSLAYIIGIMNMILHGIEAPNIIHTNTLAENLADIQEKDRYDVVLANPPFGGKERAEVQQNFPIKTGETAFLFLQHFIKILKAGGKAGIIIKNTFLSNTDNASVSLRKLLLENCNLHTVLDLPGGVFSGAGVKTVALFFEKGAPTRKIWYYQLNLGRNLGKTNPLNENDLAEFLKLQKKKEDSKNSWTVDITKVDKETFDLSVKNPNKKDEKALRQPEAILQEMRRLDKETAGILGKIRGLV
- a CDS encoding response regulator, with the translated sequence MERPYKILWVDDEIDLLKSQILLLQDKGFIVIPAASGEEALVRVKEHDFDLALLDEMMPGMDGLATLSALRHLRPELPAIMATKNEKEELVEQALGQKIDDFLLKPLNPAQVLASCRRVLESRHLVEGQASKEYLSQLNDLRDFDYPSLDWQGWCRHYQMLTEWDLRLSELPDQGLHQSHEDITKEANLEFGRFIEENYIHWLHGASRPILSPDLVERYILPVLKNNQKCLLLVLDCMRLDQWLLLEPYLKEWFDIKREHYCSILPTATPYSRNAIFSGLYPSQLAKNYPQYWEKGGHAGEASLNRHEHKLLELQLQRLKVPHPSDFRYSKIYNIDEGHELKKVFGSWQNVSLAAVVVNFMDILVHSRAESLVLQEIAPDEKAFRSLTRTWFANSDVLNILQQAARQKRQVIVTTDHGSLQGRRAAAIQAGRDTSANLRYKSGTNISCDPRQTLWIKNPLEYMLPEDFTGLQYLVAKEDYYLVYPTKFEEYRKRYEGTFQHGGISMEEMILPVCRLTPK